Proteins encoded in a region of the Prunus persica cultivar Lovell chromosome G4, Prunus_persica_NCBIv2, whole genome shotgun sequence genome:
- the LOC109948507 gene encoding ribonuclease 3-like protein 2: MKVFTTPTSLDRVLEPSPDMKESVMAVEKIVGYNFKNKKLLEEALTHPSVAGSASYQRLEVLGDSALNHAVTNYFFCMADHQKFTQGQITKLRSANAGNLNLARVAVHHGLYRYLRRHNTADLDDQVREFTEAVTNGEEEPGLVYCKSEEAKVLADIVESVAAAVYIELNFDLDRLWMKFKPLLEPIFTLENLHDPTTELNEFCQKNGKRYQIKLRPRHETRDVSIADVYVDDEFVASGWSNKKKGAKRNAAIEAVNKLFQSVVVDDGSFQGSAVGNNMSFRIEEAIQGLHVLCVKKRLPKPSEYKEENVFGPPHEKKYVYSVKVVTSDGTVQSVTGDEKPRKKKAMNSASYKMIRALQQRS, from the exons ATGAAGGTCTTCACCACCCCAACATCCCTTGATCGTGTACTTGAGCCGTCACCGGACATGAAAGAGTCAGTGATGGCCGTGGAGAAGATCGTAGGCTACAACTTCAAGAACAAGAAGCTTCTAGAAGAAGCTCTCACCCACCCCTCCGTCGCTGGGTCCGCTTCCTATCAACGCCTCGAGGTCCTCGGCGACAGCGCTCTAAACCATGCAGTGACCAACTACTTCTTTTGTATGGCTGACCACCAAAAGTTCACCCAAGGCCAAATCACTAAGCTACGCTCCGCCAATGCTGGGAACCTCAACCTCGCCCGCGTCGCCGTTCATCATGGGCTTTATCGCTACCTTCGCCGCCACAATACAGCTGATCTTGATGATCag GTTAGGGAGTTTACTGAAGCTGTAActaatggagaagaagagccGGGGCTTGTATATTGTAAATCTGAAGAAGCCAAAGTTCTTGCAGATATTGTTGAATCCGTGGCAGCTGCTGTTTACATCGAGTTGAATTTTGATCTCGATAGACTATGGATG AAATTTAAGCCTCTTTTGGAGCCTATATTTACTCTTGAAAACTTGCATGACCCCACGACAGAATTGAATGAGTTTTGCCAGAAGAACGGGAAGCGCTATCAAATCAAGCTGCGGCCGAGACATGAGACCCGAGATGTAAGTATTGCTGATGTCTATGTTGATGACGAGTTTGTTGCCTCAGGTTGGTCTAACAAGAAGAAAGGTGCAAAGCGCAACGCTGCTATAGAAGCTGTAAATAAGTTGTTTCAATCGGTGGTTGTTGACGATGGGTCGTTCCAAGGTAGTGCAGTTGGAAACAACATGTCATTTCGTATTGAAGAAGCGATTCAGGGGTTGCATGTGCTTTGTGTCAAGAAGAGGTTGCCTAAACCTTCAGAATACAA AGAAGAGAACGTGTTTGGTCCTCCACATGAGAAGAAATATGTATACTCAGTTAAAGTGGTAACTTCAGATGGTACCGTGCAATCTGTGACGGGAGATGAAAagccaaggaaaaaaaaagcgaTGAATTCTGCATCTTACAAGATGATCCGTGCTTTACAGCAAAGAAGCTAA
- the LOC18781240 gene encoding cell differentiation protein RCD1 homolog, whose translation MSAPFGDPIASNSSAAGAQPNKEPKMASAEQLVLELSNPDLRENALLELSKKRELFQDLAPLLWNSFGTIAALLQEIVSIYPVLSPPNLTPAQSNRVCNALALLQCVASHPDTRMLFLNAHIPLYLYPFLNTTSKSRPFEYLRLTSLGVIGALVKVDDTEVISFLLSTEIIPLCLRTMEMGSELSKTVATFIVQKILLDDVGLDYICTTAERFFAVGRVLGTMVASLAEQHSSRLLKHIIRCYLRLSDNARACDALRSCLPETLRDATFSGCLREDPTTRRWLQQLLHNVAVSRVPALQAGGGFDHMMVN comes from the exons ATGAGCGCACCGTTTGGAGACCCGATCGCTTCTAATTCCAGTGCAGCCGGAGCTCAGCCTAACAAGGAGCCAAAAATGGCGTCAGCTGAGCAATTGGTGCTCGAACTCAGTAACCCTGATCTTCGTGAAAATGCCCTCCTTGAACTCTCGAAG AAGAGAGAATTATTTCAAGATTTGGCTCCATTGTTGTGGAATTCTTTTGGTACTATTGCTGCTCTGCTACAG GAGATAGTTTCAATTTACCCTGTTCTGTCACCACCAAATTTAACTCCTGCTCAATCAAATCGAGTTTGCAATGCTCTAGCTCTTCTTCAG TGTGTGGCTTCTCACCCAGACACAAGGATGTTATTCCTCAATG CTCATATACCTTTATATTTGTACCCTTTCCTTAATACAACAAGCAAGTCAAGGCCTTTCGAGTACTTGAGGCTTACTAGCTTAGGTGTCATTGGTGCCTTAGTGAAG GTCGATGATACAGAAGTGATTAGTTTTCTTCTGTCAACAGAAATAATTCCACTGTGCCTGCGCACTATGGAAATGGGTAGTGAACTCTCAAAAACA GTGGCCACATTTATTGTTCAAAAGATTTTGTTAGATGATGTGGGCTTGGATTATATTTGTACTACAGCTGAGCGGTTTTTTGCAGTAGGTCGAGTCTTGGGAACCATGGTAGCATCACTTGCTGAGCAGCATTCATCGCGCTTATTAAAACATATTATCCGATGTTATCTTCGATTGTCAGATAACGCAAG GGCTTGTGATGCTTTAAGAAGTTGTCTTCCAGAGACATTAAGAGATGCTACCTTCAGTGGTTGCCTTCGT GAAGATCCAACTACAAGGAGATGGCTGCAGCAGTTGCTTCACAATGTTGCGGTTAGTCGGGTTCCTGCACTTCAGGCCGGAGGAGGGTTTGATCATATGATGGTGaactaa
- the LOC18778702 gene encoding 1,4-alpha-glucan-branching enzyme 3, chloroplastic/amyloplastic — MTSLSLSTKFSLYPNSTFLQFQFPNRTQRISFPKKTQIACSATEQPKGQQKRPKKKKSVTDSEKGIDPVGFLTKFGISHKQFSQFLRERHKSLKDLTDEIFNRHIDLRDMASGFEILGIHRHPEHREDYMEWAPGARYCALVGDFNGWSPTENCAREGHFGHDDYGYWFIILEDKLRDGEKPDELYFQQYNYIDDYDKGDSGVPIEEIFKKANDEYWEPGEDRFIKNRYEIPAKLYEQIFGPNGPQTLEELEEIPDAETRYKAWKEQHKDDLPSNTPCYDVIDNGKEYDIFNVVLDPVSQEKFRAKKPPLAYWLETRKGRQAWLKKYSPCIPHGSKYRVYFNTPSGPLERVPAWATYVQPDAEGEQAFAIHWDPPPEYAYKWKNSRPKVPKSLRIYECHVGISGSEPKISSFSDFIEKVLPHVKEAGYNTIQLIGVIEHKDYFTVGYRATNLYAVSSRYGTPDDFKRLVDEAHGLGLLVFLDIVHSYSAADEMVGLSLFDGTNDCYFHTGKRGHHKYWGTRMFKYGDLDVLHFLLSNLNWWPTEYQIDGFHFHSLSSMMYTHNGFASFTGDLEEYCNQYVDKDALLYLILANEILHALHPDIITIAEDATFYPGLCEPTSQGGLGFDYCVNLSVSEMWSSFLETVPDHDWSMTKIVNTLMGNRKFADKTLVYAENHNQSISGGRSFAEILFGEIRDGSHDTEKLLLRGCSLHKMIRLITLTIGGRAYLNFMGNEFGHPERVEFPMPSNNFSFSLAKRRWDLLAKEGLHRNLFIFDKDLMNLDENERVLTRVLLSIHHVNDDNMVIAYLRGPLLFVFNFHPTDSYEGYRIGVEEAGEYQLVLNTDEIKYGGQGLIKDDQYLRKTISKRGDGLRNCLEVPMPSRTAQVYKLSRILRI, encoded by the exons ATGACTTCACTTTCGCTTTCAACCAAGTTTTCTCTCTATCCAAACAGCACATTTCTCCAATTTCAGTTCCCAAACAGAACTCAAAGAATCAGCTTCCCCAAGAAAACACAAATAGCGTGCTCAGCCACAGAGCAACCAAAAGGACAGCAAAAAAggccaaagaagaaaaaaagcgtTACGGACAGCGAGAAAGGGATTGACCCAGTTGGCTTCCTTACCAAATTCGGCATTTCCCATAAACAATTTTCTCAGTTCCTCCGTGAAAG ACACAAATCCTTGAAGGACCTCACGGATGAAATTTTCAATCGTCACATTGATCTTCGAGATATGGCTTCAGG aTTTGAGATATTGGGTATTCATCGACACCCGGAACATAGAGAGGATTATATGGAGTGGGCTCCAG GTGCTCGCTACTGTGCACTGGTTGGTGATTTCAATGGGTGGTCTCCTACAGAGAACTGTGCAAGAGAGGGTCATTTTGGCCATGATGACTATGGATACTGGTTCATCATTCTTGAAGATAAGTTGAGGGACGGAGAAAAACCAGATGAACTCTACTTTCAACAGTATAACTACATTGATGATTACGATAAAGGTGACAGTGGTGTTCCCATTGAAGAAATATTTAAGAAAGCAAATGATGAATATTGGGAACCTGGAGAAGACCGGTTTATAAAGAACCGTTATGAAATTCCAGCAAAGTTATATGAGCAGATTTTTGGGCCTAATGGTCCTCAAACATTGGAGGAACTTGAAGAAATACCGGACGCAGAAACAAGATATAAAGCATGGAAAGAACAGCATAAAGATGACTTACCTAGTAATACACCTTGCTATGATGTGATTGACAATGGAAAAGAGTATGACATTTTCAATGTTGTGCTTGATCCTGTATCACAAGAGAAATTTCGTGCAAAGAAGCCTCCCTTGGCATATTGGTTGGAGACACGCAAAGGAAGGCAGGCATGGTTGAAAAAGTACAGTCCTTGCATTCCTCATGGGAGCAAGTACAGGGTCTATTTTAACACTCCTAGTGGGCCATTGGAACGAGTACCTGCTTGGGCTACTTATGTGCAACCAG ATGCAGAAGGAGAGCAAGCTTTTGCTATCCACTGGGATCCGCCGCCAGAATATGCATACAAATGGAAAAATTCACGCCCGAAAGTGCCAAAATCTCTGCGTATTTATGAATGCCATGTTGGCATAAGTGGATCAGAGCCAAAAATATCTTCTTTCAGTGATTTCATAGAGAAG GTCCTTCCTCATGTAAAGGAGGCAGGATATAATACAATCCAACTGATTGGAGTTATTGAACACAAAGATTATTTCACTGTTGGTTATAGA GCCACTAATTTATATGCTGTTAGCAGCCGATATGGCACTCCTGATGATTTCAAGCGGTTGGTTGATGAAGCACATG GACTAGGACTGCTGGTCTTCTTAGACATTGTCCATTCCTACTCAGCTGCAGATGAGATGGTTGGATTGTCACTATTTGATGGAACAAATGACTGCTACTTCCACACAG gTAAACGGGGACATCACAAGTATTGGGGTACCAGAATGTTTAAATATGGTGATCTGGATGTCCTGCATTTCCTGCTCTCAAATTTGAACTG GTGGCCCACAGAGTACCAAATTGATGGTTTTCATTTCCATTCACTCTCATCAATGATGTATACGCACAAtggttttgcttcttttactGGTGACTTGGAGGA GTACTGCAATCAATATGTTGATAAGGACGCACTATTATACCTCATTTTGGCAAACGAGATACTTCATGCTTTGCATCCAGATATAATAACAATTGCCGAAGAT GCAACTTTCTATCCTGGGCTATGTGAACCAACCTCTCAAGGCGGGTTGGGATTTGATTATTGTGTCAATCTTTCTGTGTCAGAGATGTGGTCATCTTTTCTTGAGACTGTTCCAGACCATGATTGGAGCATGACTAAg ATTGTCAACACATTAATGGGCAACAGAAAATTTGCAGATAAAACACTTGTGTATGCTGAAAATCATAACCAG TCGATATCTGGAGGGCGGTCATTTGCGGAGATATTATTTGGTGAAATCAGGGATGGTTCCCATGACACGGAGAAATTACTGCTGAGAGGTTGTTCCTTGCACAAG ATGATCAGGTTAATTACTTTGACAATTGGTGGCCGTGCCTATCTCAACTTCATGGGCAATGAATTTGGACATCCAGAG AGGGTTGAGTTCCCAATGCCAAGCAACAATTTCTCGTTTTCACTTGCCAAGCGTAGGTGGGATCTTCTTGCAAAGGAAGGATTGCATCGCAACCTGTTTATATTTGACAAG GACTTGATGAATTTggatgaaaatgaaagagTACTTACAAGAGTTTTACTCAGCATTCATCATGTGAATGACGATAACATG GTAATAGCTTACCTAAGAGGCCCCCTTCTCTTCGTATTTAACTTTCATCCAACAGATTCTTATGAAGGATACAGAATAGGTGTAGAAGAGGCTGGAGAGTATCAA CTTGTACTCAATACGGATGAAATAAAGTATGGAGGTCAGGGACTTATAAAGGATGACCAGTATTTGAGGAAAACTATTAGCAAAAG AGGCGATGGCCTCCGAAACTGCTTAGAAGTGCCTATGCCCAGTAGGACTGCCCAG GTTTACAAATTAAGTAGAATTTtgagaatataa
- the LOC18778452 gene encoding ribonuclease 3-like protein 2 has product MNRSVQHPSPEMGQSVSAVEQILGYNFTDKRLLEEALTHPSYTESASYQRLEFIGDAAVSLALSNYFFLSNPGVDPGTLSLLRSANVSTEKLARVAVRHGLYHHLRHNAPALLNKVREFTEAVNGEDETPLVYGGSVKAPKILADIVESVAAAIYVDLNFDLEKLWMIFRGLLEPIVTLEDLQGQPQPVTMLFELCQKHGKHVDIKHWRDERKSIASVYVDGEFVASGSSEHKEFAKLDAAKVAVDKLSPSMGVNDESFEGVVLMDGSFHIEEAKQKLHEICDQKKWPRPIYHIEKDEGPSHEKRFMSSVKISTIDGVLYMKGDEKSRVRDADNSAASLMIRALQEYRYI; this is encoded by the exons ATGAATCGCAGCGTACAGCATCCATCACCAGAAATGGGGCAGTCGGTGTCAGCCGTGGAGCAAATCCTGGGCTACAATTTCACGGACAAGAGGCTTCTAGAAGAAGCTCTGACCCACCCCTCATACACCGAATCGGCGTCGTATCAGCGCCTGGAGTTCATCGGCGATGCCGCTGTCAGCCTCGCGCTCAGCAACTACTTCTTCCTCTCTAATCCTGGGGTCGACCCTGGCACCCTCTCTCTGCTACGCTCCGCCAACGTCAGCACCGAGAAGCTCGCACGTGTGGCCGTGCGCCACGGCCTTTATCACCACCTTCGCCACAATGCACCTGCTCTCCTAAATAAG GTTAGGGAGTTTACTGAAGCTGTCAATGGAGAAGATGAGACACCGCTTGTATATGGTGGCTCTGTAAAAGCCCCTAAGATTCTTGCAGATATTGTGGAGTCTGTGGCAGCTGCTATTTATGTTGACTTGAATTTTGATCTGGAGAAACTGTGGATG atattcaGGGGTTTGTTGGAGCCTATAGTTACTCTAGAAGACTTGCAAGGTCAACCGCAACCGGTGACAATGTTGTTTGAGCTTTGCCAGAAGCATGGGAAGCATGTTGATATCAAACATTGGAGAGATGAGAGGAAGAGTATTGCTAGTGTGTATGTTGATGGAGAATTTGTTGCTTCGGGTTCTTCTGAACATAAGGAATTTGCCAAGCTTGATGCTGCTAAGGTAGCTGTTGATAAGTTATCGCCATCAATGGGTGTAAATGATGAGTCGTTTGAAGGTGTTGTCTTAATGGATGGGTCATTTCATATTGAAGAAGCAAAACAGAAGTTGCATGAGATTTGTGACCAGAAGAAGTGGCCTAGACCAATTTACCA CATTGAGAAAGATGAAGGTCCTTCACATGAGAAGAGATTTATGTCCTCAGTTAAAATTTCAACTATAGATGGGGTGCTATACATGAAGGGAGATGAAAAGTCGAGAGTAAGAGATGCAGACAATTCTGCAGCTTCCTTGATGATCCGGGCTTTACAAGAATATCGTTATATATGA